A stretch of Castanea sativa cultivar Marrone di Chiusa Pesio chromosome 2, ASM4071231v1 DNA encodes these proteins:
- the LOC142625331 gene encoding secreted RxLR effector protein 161-like, with translation MSSSTKLSLDSSGGMGVYARYQAILKESHLTAMKRIIRYVNGTSDYGLWYSKDSNACLAVYSDADWAGSVDDWKSTSGGCFYLGNNLVSWMSKKQNSVSLSTTEAEYIAVGSCCTQLLWMKKLLHDYEIPQDTICVFCDNTSAINLSKNPVQHSKSKHIEIRYHFI, from the coding sequence ATGAGTTCTTCTACCAAGCTTAGTCTTGATTCTTCTGGGGGCATGGGAGTATATGCTAGATATCAAGCCATTCTAAAAGAATCCCACTTAACTGCTATGAAAAGGATCATACGATATGTCAATGGCACATCGGACTATGGTTTATGGTACTCAAAGGATTCCAATGCTTGCCTTGCGGTTTATTCAGATGCCGATTGGGCTGGGAGTGTGGATGATTGGAAGAGTACTTCAGGTGGCTGTTTTTACCTTGGCAACAACCTTGTCTCATGGATGAGCAAGAAACAAAATTCGGTGTCCTTGTCTACAACGGAAGCAGAGTACATAGCAGTTGGGAGCTGTTGCACACAACTTCTTTGGATGAAGAAGTTGCTTCACGATTACGAGATTCCTCAAGATACAATATGTGTATTCTGTGATAACACCAGTGCTATAAACCTCTCGAAGAATCCGGTACAACATTCAAAGTCCAAGCACATTGAGATACGTTACCACTTCATCTGA